The following are encoded together in the Actinomycetota bacterium genome:
- a CDS encoding sigma-70 family RNA polymerase sigma factor → MPEERTDTELLIASRTEPEAFTELYRRHAEDLLRYFARRTLDPETAAELTAETFAEAFASRATYRDQGVNGVAWLYGIARHRLGRFFRSGKVDAAARRKLGMPERDLPPEDYERIEDLIDFVPIRRALVEALETLSPDQREAMRLRVIDGLGYAEVAERLKCTEQSARQRVSRGLRKIALLLQERGMQLTTEVEA, encoded by the coding sequence GTGCCCGAAGAGCGCACCGACACGGAACTGCTGATCGCCTCGCGTACCGAGCCCGAGGCCTTCACCGAGCTCTACCGGCGTCACGCCGAGGACCTGCTGCGCTACTTCGCACGGCGCACGCTCGACCCAGAGACCGCGGCCGAGCTCACGGCGGAGACGTTCGCCGAGGCGTTCGCCTCGAGGGCGACGTATCGAGACCAGGGAGTGAACGGCGTGGCATGGCTCTACGGCATCGCGCGGCACCGGCTGGGGCGGTTCTTCCGCAGCGGCAAGGTCGACGCGGCGGCCCGTCGGAAGCTCGGCATGCCGGAGCGAGACCTGCCGCCCGAGGACTACGAGCGAATCGAGGACCTGATCGACTTCGTGCCGATCCGTCGAGCGTTGGTCGAGGCGCTCGAGACGCTCAGCCCCGACCAGCGCGAGGCGATGCGCCTGCGCGTGATCGACGGCCTGGGGTACGCCGAGGTCGCCGAGCGCCTGAAGTGCACCGAACAGAGCGCCCGGCAGCGGGTGAGCCGGGGGCTGAGGAAGATCGCGCTGTTGCTGCAGGAGCGGGGGATGCAGCTCACCACGGAGGTGGAGGCATGA
- a CDS encoding prolyl oligopeptidase family serine peptidase: protein MTDSYPRQAARTRNFNLGLPRAFRIADDGSRVVFLRSREGDDPVAGLWVLDVEEDTEREVFHPAGTEEHLTQEEIDRRERTGEKQSGVTSYTADRDLRRAVFVSGDAPTLVDLVTGAARSLGSRGRPFDPRVDLDGRRVAYETGGSLRALDLETGDDVLLAGDEDPDVRWGIAEFIAAEEMERRRGHWWAPDGERLIACRVDDRPVQVRHIASPIEPAATPRAVRYPQAGTSNAVVTLHVLGIGGSRVDVTWDRDAFEYVVAVSWTEEGPPLALVQSRDQRDVQVVAIDPDTGTTEVVWGDHDDRWTHITPGVPAWLPGGRLLTAGHRDDTRLLLIDDEPATPTGLQVDCVLDAGDAVWFAGTREPTELHVWRLTVDGSVAQVSDGEGQHSAVIAGDLGVLVSETVDEPLPSARLVRDGETLHTFDRTAETPVITGRPSFLSVGSHELRTAMFLPSGRDPEGPLPVLLDPYGGPHFGRVVRAQRPLLESQWFADQGFVVLVIDGRGTPYRGVSWEQSVHRSYLDHALEDQVDGLHAAADRSPFLDLSRVAIRGWSYGGYLTLGALLRRPDVFRAGISGAPVTDMRLYDTHYTERYLGMPDTDAEAYANADLIPDAPNLRGELLLIHGLADDNVYAAHSLRMSKALMEAGRPHAFIPLSGITHRPTDPAAAEAMLQIEVDFLRRALGVPGQQSAPG from the coding sequence GTGACCGACTCGTACCCGCGCCAGGCAGCGCGCACCCGCAACTTCAACCTCGGTCTGCCGAGAGCGTTCCGGATCGCCGACGACGGATCGCGGGTGGTCTTCCTCCGCTCGAGGGAGGGCGACGATCCGGTGGCCGGCCTCTGGGTGCTCGACGTGGAGGAGGACACCGAGCGAGAGGTCTTCCACCCCGCCGGTACGGAGGAACACCTCACACAGGAGGAGATCGACCGCCGGGAGCGCACCGGAGAGAAGCAGAGCGGGGTGACCTCGTACACGGCCGACCGTGACCTGCGAAGGGCGGTGTTCGTATCGGGAGATGCACCGACGCTGGTGGATCTGGTGACCGGGGCGGCGCGATCGCTCGGGTCGCGCGGTCGCCCGTTCGATCCGAGGGTCGACCTCGACGGGCGACGGGTCGCCTATGAGACCGGAGGTTCCCTCCGCGCGCTCGACCTCGAGACGGGCGACGACGTGCTGCTCGCCGGCGACGAAGATCCCGACGTTCGATGGGGGATCGCCGAGTTCATCGCCGCCGAAGAGATGGAACGGCGTCGCGGGCACTGGTGGGCCCCCGACGGCGAGCGGTTGATCGCGTGCCGCGTCGACGATCGTCCGGTGCAGGTGCGGCACATCGCGTCGCCGATCGAGCCCGCCGCGACGCCCCGAGCCGTGCGCTATCCGCAGGCGGGTACGTCGAACGCGGTCGTGACGCTGCACGTGCTGGGGATCGGAGGCTCCCGGGTCGACGTGACGTGGGACCGCGACGCGTTCGAATACGTCGTCGCCGTCTCGTGGACCGAGGAAGGTCCGCCGCTGGCGCTCGTGCAATCGCGCGATCAACGGGACGTGCAGGTGGTGGCGATCGACCCCGACACCGGTACGACCGAGGTCGTCTGGGGGGACCACGACGACCGATGGACGCACATCACACCCGGTGTGCCGGCGTGGTTACCGGGCGGCCGGCTGCTGACGGCGGGCCACCGCGACGACACGCGCCTACTGCTGATCGACGACGAGCCGGCGACCCCCACCGGCCTGCAGGTCGACTGCGTGCTCGACGCCGGCGACGCGGTGTGGTTCGCCGGAACCCGAGAGCCGACCGAGCTGCACGTGTGGCGGCTGACCGTCGACGGGTCGGTGGCACAGGTGAGCGACGGCGAGGGGCAACACTCGGCCGTCATCGCCGGAGATCTCGGCGTGTTGGTGAGCGAGACGGTCGACGAGCCATTGCCGAGCGCGCGCCTGGTCAGAGACGGCGAGACGCTCCATACGTTCGACCGAACGGCCGAGACGCCCGTCATCACGGGCCGTCCGTCGTTCCTCTCCGTGGGCTCTCACGAGCTCCGGACGGCGATGTTCCTTCCGTCCGGGCGCGATCCCGAAGGTCCGCTCCCCGTGTTGCTCGATCCGTACGGGGGCCCGCACTTCGGGCGCGTGGTCCGCGCTCAGCGGCCGCTCCTCGAATCGCAGTGGTTCGCCGACCAGGGGTTCGTGGTGCTCGTGATCGACGGTCGGGGCACGCCGTACCGTGGCGTCTCCTGGGAGCAGTCGGTGCACCGCAGCTACCTCGATCACGCGCTCGAGGACCAGGTCGACGGCTTGCACGCCGCGGCCGACCGGTCTCCGTTCCTCGACCTGTCGCGGGTGGCGATCAGGGGCTGGTCCTACGGCGGCTATCTGACCCTGGGCGCGCTGCTTCGCCGTCCCGACGTGTTCCGCGCCGGCATCTCGGGCGCCCCGGTCACCGATATGCGCCTGTATGACACGCACTACACGGAGCGGTACCTCGGCATGCCCGACACGGATGCCGAGGCGTACGCGAACGCCGACCTGATCCCCGATGCGCCGAACCTCCGAGGCGAGCTGCTGCTGATCCACGGCCTGGCCGACGACAACGTGTACGCGGCGCACTCCCTGCGCATGTCGAAGGCGCTCATGGAAGCCGGCCGTCCCCACGCGTTCATCCCGCTGAGCGGCATCACGCACCGGCCGACCGACCCGGCTGCAGCCGAGGCGATGCTGCAGATCGAGGTCGACTTCTTGCGGCGGGCGCTCGGGGTCCCGGGGCAGCAAAGCGCTCCCGGATAG
- a CDS encoding MOSC domain-containing protein: protein MSDLEELQAGLARILGSPREEGRLEMVVRRPAENEREVLGDARIEPGRGMVGDRWISEPKPSPEAEVTLMNARCVALLAGEVDRWPFAGDQLYVDMDLSEEHLPAGSRLRIGEVVLEVSAKPHTGCSKFSARFGPEALRFVNSPVGRAARLRGLNAVVVEGGTVRVGDTVTKSPGSTSA from the coding sequence ATGTCCGATCTCGAGGAACTGCAGGCAGGGCTCGCGCGCATCCTGGGGTCGCCGCGTGAGGAGGGCAGGCTCGAGATGGTCGTGCGGCGACCCGCGGAGAACGAGCGGGAGGTCCTGGGCGACGCGCGGATCGAGCCGGGCCGGGGCATGGTCGGCGACCGGTGGATCTCCGAGCCGAAGCCCTCGCCCGAGGCCGAGGTGACGCTGATGAACGCGCGATGTGTCGCCCTGCTTGCGGGCGAGGTCGACCGATGGCCATTCGCCGGCGACCAGCTCTACGTCGACATGGACCTCAGCGAGGAGCACCTGCCGGCCGGGAGCCGGCTCCGCATCGGCGAGGTGGTGCTCGAGGTGAGCGCGAAGCCGCACACGGGGTGCTCGAAGTTCTCCGCACGGTTCGGCCCCGAGGCGCTGCGGTTCGTGAACTCCCCGGTCGGCCGAGCCGCACGTCTTCGCGGGCTCAACGCTGTGGTCGTCGAGGGCGGCACGGTCCGCGTCGGCGATACCGTCACGAAGTCGCCAGGAAGCACGTCCGCGTGA
- a CDS encoding aspartate kinase, which yields MPIIVQKYGGTSVASVERIQAVADRVVRAREDGNDVVVVVSAMGHTTDELLAMANEIATVPDPRELDMLLTAGERIAMSLLGIAINARGCRAASYTGSQAGIMTDTQHGSARIVEIRPKRILEALGSGNVVVLAGFQGLSVSQYEITTLGRGGSDLTAVAMAAAIGADVCEIYTDVAGVYTTDPRIESRARKLEAVSYDEMLEMAAAGANVLQSRSVEYARRTGVRLHVRSSFEDEPGTWVHELEEPMEGVLISGVALDTDEAKVTLERVPDRPGVAATVFKAIADDAISIDMIVQNVSHAGATDLSFTSPRVDLPRVHGVMERLVKEIGADAYTIDDDIAKLSLVGAGMKTHPGVAADMFDALAGEGINIEMISTSPIRISCVIRAGDGERAVRVVHERFELDLSGSSPDIPTA from the coding sequence ATGCCCATCATCGTGCAGAAGTACGGCGGCACCTCGGTCGCTTCGGTCGAGCGGATCCAGGCGGTGGCCGACCGGGTCGTCCGGGCCCGTGAGGACGGGAACGACGTCGTGGTCGTCGTCTCGGCGATGGGTCACACCACCGACGAGCTCCTCGCGATGGCGAACGAGATCGCCACCGTGCCCGACCCCCGCGAGCTCGACATGCTGCTGACCGCCGGGGAACGCATCGCGATGTCGCTGCTGGGCATCGCGATCAACGCTCGCGGGTGCCGGGCGGCCAGCTACACGGGCTCCCAGGCCGGCATCATGACCGACACGCAGCACGGTTCCGCGAGGATCGTGGAGATCAGGCCCAAGCGCATCCTGGAGGCGCTCGGCTCCGGCAACGTCGTGGTGCTCGCCGGCTTCCAGGGGCTGAGCGTGAGCCAGTACGAGATCACGACCCTCGGACGCGGTGGGTCGGACCTCACGGCCGTGGCGATGGCGGCAGCGATCGGGGCCGACGTCTGCGAGATCTACACCGACGTGGCGGGCGTGTACACGACCGACCCGCGGATCGAGTCCCGGGCTCGCAAGCTCGAGGCGGTGAGCTACGACGAGATGCTGGAGATGGCCGCGGCCGGCGCGAACGTGCTGCAATCGCGATCGGTGGAGTACGCGCGGCGAACCGGCGTGCGGCTGCACGTGCGGTCATCGTTCGAGGATGAGCCGGGCACCTGGGTCCATGAACTGGAGGAACCGATGGAAGGCGTGCTGATCTCCGGGGTCGCGCTCGACACCGACGAGGCGAAGGTCACGCTCGAGCGCGTGCCGGACCGTCCCGGCGTCGCGGCCACGGTCTTCAAGGCGATCGCCGACGACGCGATCTCGATCGACATGATCGTGCAGAACGTGTCGCACGCGGGGGCGACCGACCTCTCGTTCACCTCGCCGCGGGTCGACCTTCCTCGCGTACACGGCGTGATGGAACGGCTCGTGAAGGAGATCGGCGCCGACGCGTACACGATTGACGACGACATCGCGAAGCTCTCGCTCGTCGGCGCGGGTATGAAGACGCATCCGGGGGTCGCCGCCGACATGTTCGACGCGCTCGCCGGCGAGGGCATCAACATCGAGATGATCTCGACGTCGCCGATCCGCATCTCCTGCGTGATCAGGGCGGGCGACGGCGAGCGCGCCGTCCGCGTGGTGCACGAGCGCTTCGAGCTCGACCTCTCCGGATCGTCGCCCGACATCCCCACGGCCTGA
- a CDS encoding alcohol dehydrogenase catalytic domain-containing protein produces the protein MRAWLLNDTDGPGSYTLAEVPAPRPGPGEVRVLLRASALNHLDLWVARGMPAPPSLPHVSGADGAGVVDAIGDGVDDPRLGDEVVIDPSTSCGACPACIRGDVPFCRDFRIVGEHRWGTHAEAVVVPAGNVRSKPGSLSWERAAAAGLVASSALRMLRRARFEPGDDVLVVGIGGGTSTAAFLLARALGARRLWVTTSDVDKLRWAADHGATGGSRTSDRFDEIVRAETEGRGVDVVVDNVGTLTFERSLRSLARGGRLVTNGSTTGRTADVHLATVFWRQLEVIGSTMNDHREFADALQLVGSGAVEVPIDATFGFEEFPAALERLDAGRQLGKIVLTR, from the coding sequence ATGCGAGCCTGGCTCCTGAACGACACGGACGGACCGGGCTCCTACACGCTCGCCGAGGTGCCGGCCCCGCGGCCCGGTCCCGGCGAGGTACGCGTGCTCCTGCGCGCATCGGCCCTGAACCACCTCGACCTCTGGGTGGCCCGTGGCATGCCTGCACCGCCGTCTCTCCCCCACGTGAGCGGCGCCGACGGCGCGGGGGTCGTCGACGCGATCGGCGACGGGGTCGATGATCCCCGGCTGGGCGACGAGGTGGTGATCGACCCCTCGACGTCGTGCGGTGCATGTCCCGCGTGCATCCGCGGCGATGTGCCGTTCTGTCGCGACTTCCGTATCGTCGGCGAACACCGTTGGGGCACGCACGCCGAGGCCGTCGTCGTGCCCGCCGGGAACGTGCGGTCCAAGCCCGGTTCGCTCTCATGGGAACGTGCCGCCGCGGCAGGACTCGTCGCGTCGTCGGCGCTGCGCATGTTGCGTCGTGCCCGGTTCGAACCCGGCGACGACGTGCTCGTGGTCGGCATCGGCGGGGGCACCTCGACCGCCGCGTTCCTCCTGGCTCGAGCGCTCGGCGCACGCCGCTTGTGGGTCACCACCAGCGACGTCGACAAGCTCCGGTGGGCCGCCGACCATGGCGCGACGGGTGGCAGCCGCACGTCGGATCGGTTCGACGAGATCGTCCGCGCCGAGACCGAGGGTCGGGGCGTCGACGTCGTCGTCGACAACGTGGGCACGTTGACGTTCGAGCGGTCCCTACGGTCCCTGGCTCGCGGAGGCCGCCTCGTCACCAACGGCTCCACGACGGGCCGGACGGCGGACGTGCACCTCGCGACGGTCTTCTGGCGCCAGCTCGAGGTGATCGGTTCGACCATGAACGACCACAGGGAGTTCGCCGACGCCCTGCAGCTCGTGGGCAGCGGCGCGGTCGAGGTCCCGATCGACGCGACGTTCGGCTTCGAGGAGTTCCCCGCCGCGCTCGAACGCCTCGACGCAGGGCGTCAGCTCGGGAAGATCGTGCTCACGCGCTGA
- a CDS encoding DUF4349 domain-containing protein: MNTDIHSLQLLERDLEEVAASERERIASVDQALDGGAGGPRRLPRRGRGGGHAWGGIAAALVAVLVLAGGIGFLSQGGGDDEATSGAGDSGSFQEVGGAVSGGGTGSKADLPQATPAPAPGTERGNLSEEAAFEGFAADQAAPGVGSGGRNLQGIGAVPEQQGDLTKIIRDGRIGIVIADGSFSKGVAGVTQIARRNGGFVLESSSRDERSGALTLRVPAKRFDDTMLALRALSGQLDGEVEFQDITGQDVTAEFIDLQARLDILKDRRELLLDIQADATSTSEILRLAALIDDVQLQIENIQGRLNFLKDQVAEATIKVEVRERDVQREDPGPDPENPSLTESFELAVQGFLRIVGAVVVGLGYLIPLGVIALIGWGVVRLVRRRDRGAS, from the coding sequence ATGAACACGGACATCCACTCGCTCCAGCTGCTGGAACGAGACCTCGAGGAGGTCGCCGCGAGCGAGCGCGAGCGGATCGCCTCGGTCGACCAGGCGCTCGACGGTGGCGCCGGCGGGCCGCGCCGCCTTCCTCGGCGCGGACGCGGCGGCGGTCACGCGTGGGGCGGAATCGCGGCGGCGTTGGTCGCCGTGCTCGTGCTGGCCGGCGGTATCGGCTTCCTGTCGCAGGGTGGCGGCGACGACGAGGCTACGTCCGGCGCCGGCGACTCGGGCTCTTTCCAAGAGGTAGGCGGCGCGGTGTCGGGTGGCGGCACCGGTTCGAAAGCCGATCTGCCGCAGGCCACTCCCGCTCCCGCTCCCGGGACGGAACGGGGGAACCTGTCGGAGGAAGCCGCTTTCGAGGGGTTCGCCGCAGATCAGGCAGCGCCGGGGGTCGGCTCGGGCGGACGAAACCTTCAGGGCATCGGGGCGGTACCCGAGCAACAGGGCGACCTCACCAAGATCATCCGGGACGGCCGCATCGGCATCGTGATCGCCGACGGCTCGTTCTCCAAGGGTGTTGCCGGCGTGACCCAGATCGCCCGCCGCAACGGCGGATTCGTGCTCGAGTCGAGCTCGCGCGACGAGCGGAGCGGGGCGCTGACGCTTCGTGTGCCGGCCAAGCGTTTCGACGACACGATGCTGGCGCTGCGCGCCCTCTCCGGTCAGCTCGACGGCGAGGTCGAGTTCCAGGACATCACGGGGCAGGACGTGACGGCCGAGTTCATCGACCTGCAGGCGCGCCTCGACATCCTGAAGGACCGACGGGAACTGCTGCTCGACATCCAGGCCGACGCGACGTCGACGTCGGAGATCCTGCGGCTGGCGGCGTTGATCGACGACGTGCAGCTGCAGATCGAGAACATCCAGGGCCGGCTGAACTTCCTGAAGGACCAGGTCGCCGAGGCGACGATCAAGGTCGAGGTGCGCGAGCGCGACGTGCAGCGCGAGGACCCGGGTCCCGATCCCGAGAACCCGAGCCTCACCGAGTCGTTCGAGCTGGCGGTGCAGGGGTTCCTGCGCATCGTCGGCGCGGTCGTCGTCGGGCTCGGTTACCTGATCCCGCTCGGCGTGATCGCGCTGATCGGCTGGGGTGTGGTCAGGCTGGTGCGGCGTCGCGATCGCGGAGCCAGCTGA